CAGCCCAGCGGTGACCAGCCCACCGCCATCGCCGACCTCGACCGGCGCGTCCGCGCGGGGGAGAGGGACGTCGTCCTGCTCGGCGCGACCGGCACCGGCAAGTCCGCGACCACCGCGTGGATGATCGAGAAGCTTCAGCGGCCCACGCTGGTCATGGCTCCGAACAAGACGCTGGCCGCCCAGCTGGCCAATGAGTTCCGCGAGCTGTTGCCGAACAACGCGGTCGAGTACTTCGTCTCGTACTACGACTACTACCAGCCCGAGGCGTACGTCCCGCAGTCGGACACCTACATCGAGAAGGACTCCTCGATCAACGAGGAGGTGGAGCGGCTGCGCCACTCGGCGACGAACTCGCTGCTCACCCGGCGTGACGTGGTCGTGGTGGCCTCCGTCTCCTGCATCTACGGCCTCGGCACGCCGCAGGAGTACGTGGACCGCATGGTGCCGCTCAAGGTCGGCGAGGAGATCGACCGCGATCAGCTGCTGCGTCGCTTTGTCGATATTCAGTACAACCGCAATGACATGGCGTTCACCCGGGGCACCTTCCGGGTCCGCGGCGACACCATCGAGATCTTCCCGGTCTACGAGGAGCTCGCGGTCCGCATCGAGATGTTCGGCGACGAGATCGAGGCCCTGTCCACGCTCCACCCGCTCACCGGCGAAGTGATCAGCGACGACCAGGAGCTGTATGTGTTCCCGGCCACCCACTACGTGGCGGGGCCCGAGCGCATGGAGAAGGCCATCGCCGGGATCGAGGCCGAGCTGGAGCAGACCCTGGCCCGGATGGAGAAGCAGGGCAAGCTGCTGGAGGCCCAGCGGCTGCGGATGCGCACCACCTACGACATCGAGATGATGCGGCAGATCGGCACCTGCTCCGGCATCGAGAACTACTCGCTGCACATCGACGGCCGTGAGACCGGATCCCCGCCGCACACCCTGCTGGACTACTTCCCGGAGGACTTCCTCCTGGTCATCGACGAGTCGCATGTCACGGTGCCGCAGATCGGCGCGATGTACGAGGGCGACGCCTCCCGCAAGCGGACCCTGATCGAGCACGGCTTCCGGCTGCCCTCCGCGCTGGACAACCGCCCGCTGAAGTGGGAGGAGTTCCTGGAGCGGGTCGGCCAGACGGTCTATCTCTCCGCCACCCCGGGGACGTACGAGATGTCCCGCGGTGACGGCTTCGTGGAGCAGATCATCCGCCCGACCGGCCTGGTCGACCCGGAGGTCGTCGTCAAGCCGACCGAGGGCCAGATCGACGATCTCATCCATGAGATCCGCACCCGCACCGAGAAGGACGAGCGGGTCCTGGTCACCACCCTCACCAAGAAGATGGCCGAGGACCTCACCGACTACATGCTCGAATTGGGCATCCAGGTGCGCTATCTGCACAGCGATGTGGACACCCTGCGCCGGGTCGAGCTGCTGCGCGAGCTGCGCGCCGGTGAGTTCGACGTGCTGGTGGGCATCAACCTGCTGCGGGAGGGCCTCGACCTGCCGGAGGTCTCGCTGGTCGCCATCCTCGACGCCGACAAGGAGGGCTTCCTGCGCTCGGGCACCTCGCTGATCCAGACCATCGGCCGCGCCGCCCGTAACGTCTCGGGCCAGGTGCATATGTATGCCGACAAGGTCACCCCGGCGATGGCGAAGGCCATCGACGAGACCAACCGCCGCCGCGAGAAGCAGATCGCGTACAACAAGGCCAACAAGATCGATCCGCAGCCGCTGCGGAAGAAGATCAACGACATCGTGGCCCAGATCGCCCGCGAGGACGTCGACACGGAGGAGCTGCTCGGCACCGGCTACCGCAAGGTGAAGGACGGCAAGGGCGCGAAGGCGGCCGAGCCGGCGGCCAAGGGCGGCAAGGCCAAGGCCGCCAAGGGCAAGGCCAAGGAGGCGGTGCTGACCGACCGGCCCGCGGCCGAGCTCGCCGAGCAGATCGAGGAGATGACCGACCGCATGCGGGCCGCGGCGGCGGAGCTCCAGTTCGAGGTGGCGGCCCGACTGCGCGACGAGGTGTCGGAGTTGAAGAAGGAGCTGCGGCAGATGCGGGAGGCCGGAGTTTCCTGATCACCGGGCGCCCCGGGTCCTCACCGGGGCGCCCGTGGGTTCCCTGTGTTGCAAGACCGACACAAAAGTCCGCTCGTCCGGCTGGAGCCCTGGCGGCAGTGCATAGGGTTTTCGGAAGGGCCGTGCGTACGGCGCGGCCACGGCCGCACCCGTGGCGGCCACGGGGAATCGAGAGACGAGAGTAGGGACAGCGCGTGACGGTCAACATGTCCAAGGGACAGGCCATCAGCCTGCAGAAGGCCGACGGGGGCACCCTGACCGCGGTGCGGATGGGGCTGGGCTGGCAGGCGGCGCCCCGCCGCGGGCTGTTCGGCTCCCGTACGCGGGAGATCGACCTCGACGCGTCGGCCGTCCTCTTCGCCGACAAGCAGCCCACCGATGTCGTCTTCTTCCGCCACCTGGTCAGCGACGACGGCTCGGTCCGCCACACCGGTGACAACCTCGTGGGCGGCGCCGGTCAGGGCGGCGACGACGAGGCGATCCTGGTCGACCTCCAGCGGGTGCCCGTCCACATCGACCAGATCGTCTTCACGGTGAACTCCTTCACCGGCCAGACCTTCGCCGAGGTGCAGAACGCGTTCTGCCGGCTGGTGGACGAGACCAACGGCCAGGAGCTCGCCCGCTACACCCTCACCGGCGGCGGGCAGTACACCGCCCAGATCATGGCCACGGTCCAGCGCGCGGGCAGCGCCTGGCAGATGAAGGCGGTCGGCGAGCCGGCCAACGGCCGCACCTTCCAGGACCTGATGCCGCACATCCTGCCGCATCTGTAAAGGCGTACCGCACGGTAAAGGCGTATCGCCCAGGTGAGCGCGTCGGCCCGGTTGAGCAGAGCTCGCCGGGCCGACGCGCTCACCGCACCACCGCATCACCACTCACACGTACGGCACACAGCGGAACACAACGAGGGGACGCAGCCATGACGGCCGAGCTGGTCCGAGGGCAGAACCACCCGCTGCCCCAGACCCGTTTGGAGATCCGGATCTCTGCGGGCAATCCGATCGTGGCCGGGGCGACACTCGGCGATGAGCGGGGCACGGTGCACGGCGCCGAATGGGTCGCGCATCCCGCCTCGCCCCAGCTGGCCGGGATAGAGGTGCCCAAACAGGCGGCGGCCGCCCACCGGCTCGCCGTGGACCTCGACGCGATGCCCGAGCACATCCACCGGGTCACCGTGCTGCTCGCGCTGCCGACCGGCGTCGGCGGCCCGGCCCGGTTCGGCGCCATGGCCGCGCCGTTCGTCGCCGTCACCGGCCTGGACGGCACCGAGATCGCCAGCTACACCATCACCGACCTGGACTCGGAGTCCGCGGTGGCCGCCCTGGAGCTCTACCGCAGGCAGGGCGCCTGGAAGGTGCGCGCCATCGGTCAGGGGTACGCGGGCGGGCTGGCCGCCATGCTGCACGACCAGGGGCTGGAGCAGGGCGCCGACCTCGCGGCGCGGATCAACGAGGCGGTGGCCCGCGGGATGGCCCGTTCGGTCGCCCAGCCCCCGCCCCGTCCCGAGGGCGACGGCCGGGTGCGCACGGCCGCCGCGGGCGGCGGCACCGACCCGGCCCCGGCCCAGCCCCAGACCCCGCCGCAGCAGCCCCAGACCCCGCCGCGGCAGCCCCAGACCCCGCCGCAGCAGCCGCAGGGTGCGCCCGCCGCCGGAGGGTCCATCGACTACCAGCACCCGGGCCGCCGTACGGCCGCGCCGCCCACGCCCCCGCCCACGGCGCCGCCCGCCGCCCCGGGGCAGCCCGCCCAGCCGGTCGCGGGCGACGCCTCCGGCTGGTCCATGGACGAGCGGCTCTACAACCAGGTCTGGGGGATGTTCGAGGACCTGGCCCGGACGACCGCGGCCTACCGCAGCGCCGTGGACTTCGCCGAGTCCCGCATGGAGCAGGAGCTGGACCGGGTGCTCTCCGACCCGCGCACCCGGGTGGGCCCGGCCGCCGACTCCGCCCGCGCCGAGGCGCGCGCCAAGCAGGCCGACCTCGTCGAGCAGGCCCGGATCGCCCTCGACCGCGATCTGGCGCAGCTCATCGCCGAGGCCGAGGTGGTGGAGGCGGCGCTGCCGTACGCCTACGCCCGCTGGGACAGCCCGGTGTGGCAGGCGTACCAGGTGCCGATGGAGGTCCCGATGGCCCTGCGCCTGGGCGATCTGCACCTTCCGGAGCGCACCGATCTGCACATCCCCATGCTGGTGCGGCTGCCGCTGGAGCGCGGGCTGTGGATCGACGCCGGGCGCTCGGGCTCGTTCGACGGACCGGCCGACTCCGGTGAGCTGCGCAGGCTGGCGGCGGACGCGGCGGTGGCGATCGCGGCGCGGATGCTGGCCGTCTATCCGGCCGGGGAGTTCGCGGTGCGTGTGATCGACCCGGCGGGTTCGGCCGCGGGCTCGTTCGCGCCGCTGGTGGGGTCCGGTGTGCTGGCCGAGCCGCCGGCGGCCGGGGCCCAGGGGGTCTCGGCGGTGCTCGCCGCGCTGACCCAGCGTGTCGACCTGGTCCAGATGGCGATCCGCAGCGGGGCCACGGACGCGCTGCCGCCGGATCTGGACACCGCCGAGCAGCTGCTGATCGTCCATGACTTCCCGCACGGCTTCGACGACCGGGCCGTCACCCAGCTGCGCTATCTGGCGGACGAGGGGCCCTCGGTGGGCGTGCATCTGATGATGGTCGCCGACCGTGAGGACGCGCGGGCCTACGGTCCGGTGCTGGACCCGCTGTGGCGGTCGCTGCTGCGGCTCACGCCGGTGGCCGACGACCACCTCGCCGACCCCTGGGTGGGTCATGCGTGGACCTACGAGCCGCCGATGGTGCCGCCGGGCAGCCGGGTGCTGGGCCAGGTGCTGGGGGAGGTGGGGAGGGCCACGCAGGCTCTGAGGGAGGCTCGGGCCCGCCAGTCCTACGGCGGCTGACCAGGGCCGACCACGGCAGGACCGGCCCTGAACAGGTCTTTTGCCTTTCTCTTTACTCTCTCATGGGGATTCCTGTACTCTCTTTTATGCGGAGGGGAGTACTCCTTAGCGGTGTTCCCGTCACCACGGATTCCGTCCGGCACCAGGAGGCCGGACGGAATCCCGGGACACCGGTCCATGGCGCGGTCCACGGGCGGAAGAGACCTCCGGCAGCGACGACGCTGAGACTGCCGTACGAATGCCGGAGGAACCGTGGACGTATCCGTGACCATGTGGGGGCTGACGATTCTCGGCCTCTGCGCCCTGATCGCCGTCGACTTCTTCATAGGCGGCCGCAAACCGCATGAGGTCTCCCTCAAGGAGGCCGGGATCTGGACCGCGGTCTGGGTCGCCCTCGCCGGGCTCTTCGGGCTCGGGCTGCTGGTCTTCGCGGGCGGCCAGCCCTCCGGCGAGTTCTTCGCGGGCTTCATCACCGAGAAGTCGCTGAGCGTCGACAACCTCTTCGTCTTCGTCCTGATCATGGCGAAGTTCGCCGTGCCGACGATCTACCAGCAGCGCGTGCTCATGGTGGGTGTGCTGATCGCCCTGGTGCTGCGCGCGGTCTTCATCGCCGCCGGCGCCGCGATCGTCTCGACCTTCGCCTGGGTCTTCTACATCTTCGGCGCCTTCCTCATCTGGACGGCCTGGAAGCTCATCCAGGAGGCGCGGGCCGATGAGGAGGAAGAGGAGTTCGAGGAGAACCGGCTGCTCAAGGCGGTCGAGAAGCGATTCCCGTCCACCGACCGTTACCACGACACCAAGCTGTTCATCGTGGAGAACGGCAAGCGGCTGATGACCCCGATGCTGATCGTCATGCTGGCGATCGGCACCACCGACGTCCTCTTCGCGCTGGACTCGATACCCGCGATCTTCGGCCTCACCCAGGACCCGTACATCGTCTTCACCGCCAACGCCTTCGCGCTGATGGGCCTGCGCCAGCTGTACTTCCTCATCGGTGGCCTGCTCAAGAAGCTGGTCCACCTCTCGTACGGGCTGTCGATCATCCTCGGCTTCATCGGCGTCAAGCTGGTGCTGCACGCGCTGCACGAGTCCGGGGTGCATGTCCCGGAGATCAGCATCCCGGTCTCCCTCGGCGTCATCTGCGCGGTGCTCGCCGTGACCACGGCCACCAGCCTGTACGCCTCGAAGAAACAGGCCCTGGCGGAGGCGGGGAGCGGGGAGGACCGGGCCCGGGACAAGGACAGCGTCGACGTCTGACGGCGCCTGCAGCGTCACCGCCCTGACGGCGTCTCAGAGCGCCCCACGGCGTCCGACCGCTGTCCCTCCCGGATCCGGGAGACGGGCTCACACAGCCGCCTCCCCGGCCTCCAGAGGCCGTACGGCCGGCCGTCCACCATCCGGACGGTCGGCCGTCGGCCGTGTCTCCGGCAGCAGGGCGAAGCAGCCCAGGCTCAGCAGCGCCACGGCGATCAGATACGCGGCGACGCCCCAGGGCGGACCGTCGCCGTGGGACACCGCCGTCGCCACGATCGGGGTGAGCGCCCCGCCCAGGACGCCCGCGAGGTTGTAGCCGAGCGCCGCCCCCGTACAGCGCACCCGCGCCTCGAACAGCTCGGGCAGATAGGCCGAGGTCACGGCGAACATGCTGATGAAGGCGAGCAGCGCGCCCAGGAAGCCGAGGAACATCAGCGGCGGCTCCCCGGTGCGCAACAGCGCCACCAGCGGAAACATCCAGACCACGATGGCCACGCAGCCCACCAGGCACATCGGCCGCCGCCCGAAGCGGTCGCCGAGATGGGCCGCCAGGGGCGTGAGGGCACCCAGGACCGCCACGGCCGCCATGATGCAGCCCAGCAGGGTGGTGCGGGCCACCCCGAGCCGCTCCGTGCCGTACGCCAGCGACCAGGTCGTGACCGCGTAGAAGACGGCGTAGCCCACCGCAAGACCGCCCGCGGTCAGCAGGACCAGCCGCCAGTGGCCGCGCACCACCTCGGCCAGCGGCGCGGCGGCCTGCTCACCGCGCTCGGCCAGCTCCCGGAACCGCGGGGACTCGGTCACCTGGGCCCGCAGCAGCAGCCCGGCGCCCGCCAGCAGCCCCGCGCCCCAGAACGGCACCCGCCACCCCCAGGACCGGAACTCGCCGTCGCTCAGCGTGGCCGACAGGGTCAGCATCGTGCCGTTGGCCAGCAGAAAGCCGACGGACGGGCCGACTTGCGGAAAGCCCGACCACAGCCCGCGCCGCGCGGCGGGCGCGTGCTCGGCGGTCAGCAGCACCGCGCCGCCCCACTCGCCGCCCAGCCCGAGCCCCTGGAGGAAGCGCAGCACGAGCAGCAGAACGGGGGCGGCGATGCCGATCGAGTCGTAGGTCGGGACGAAACCCACGGCGACGGTCGCGAGCCCGGTGAGCATCAGCGAGGCGATGAGCACCGGACGGCGCCCATGGCGGTCGCCGAGGGGCCCGAAGAGCATCGAGCCCAGCGGCCGGGAGACGAAGCCGACGCCGAAGGTGCCGAAGGCGGCGAGGGTGCCGGCCAGCGGCGAGAAGGTGGGGAAGAACAGCGGGCCGAGGACGAGCGCCGCGGCCGTGCCGTAGACGAAGAAGTCGTAGAACTCGATCGCGGTGCCGGCCAGGGACGCGGCGGCGAGGCGGGCCATGGACGGAGGGCGGTCATGCTGCGGAGAGCGGTCGTACTGCATGACGCGACAACCGCCCCGGCCCGCCTGGGGTCACGGGGCGTACGGAGGCGTGCGGCGCTCCGGGGCCGCGCGAGCGCCGCTACCAGCCGCGCTCGCGCCACTCCCCGAGGTGCGGGCGCTCGGCGCCGAGAGTGGTGTCGTCACCGTGGCCGGGGTAGACCCAGGTCTCGTCGGAGAGCTGGTCGAAGAGCTTGGTCTCGACGTCGTGGATCAGGCTCTCGAACGCCTTGGGATCCTTCCATGTATTGCCGACGCCGCCCGGGAACAGGCAGTCGCCGGTGAACACATGCGGATGGCCGTGCGGGTCGTCGTAGATCAGGGCGATGCTGCCCGGGGTGTGGCCGACCAGATGGCGGGCGGTCAGCTCGACCCGGCCGACCCGCAGCGTGTCGCCGTCCGCGACCGGTACATCGGTCGGCACCGGGATGCC
This genomic interval from Streptomyces asiaticus contains the following:
- a CDS encoding MBL fold metallo-hydrolase codes for the protein MTYSGVVTVGGPADVHELPDLMISKVAVGPMNNNAYLLRCRATDEQLLIDAAAEPHTLLSLIGESGIASVVTTHRHQDHWNALREVVDATGARTYAGQYDAEGIPVPTDVPVADGDTLRVGRVELTARHLVGHTPGSIALIYDDPHGHPHVFTGDCLFPGGVGNTWKDPKAFESLIHDVETKLFDQLSDETWVYPGHGDDTTLGAERPHLGEWRERGW
- a CDS encoding TerD family protein; translation: MTVNMSKGQAISLQKADGGTLTAVRMGLGWQAAPRRGLFGSRTREIDLDASAVLFADKQPTDVVFFRHLVSDDGSVRHTGDNLVGGAGQGGDDEAILVDLQRVPVHIDQIVFTVNSFTGQTFAEVQNAFCRLVDETNGQELARYTLTGGGQYTAQIMATVQRAGSAWQMKAVGEPANGRTFQDLMPHILPHL
- a CDS encoding TerD family protein, which encodes MTAELVRGQNHPLPQTRLEIRISAGNPIVAGATLGDERGTVHGAEWVAHPASPQLAGIEVPKQAAAAHRLAVDLDAMPEHIHRVTVLLALPTGVGGPARFGAMAAPFVAVTGLDGTEIASYTITDLDSESAVAALELYRRQGAWKVRAIGQGYAGGLAAMLHDQGLEQGADLAARINEAVARGMARSVAQPPPRPEGDGRVRTAAAGGGTDPAPAQPQTPPQQPQTPPRQPQTPPQQPQGAPAAGGSIDYQHPGRRTAAPPTPPPTAPPAAPGQPAQPVAGDASGWSMDERLYNQVWGMFEDLARTTAAYRSAVDFAESRMEQELDRVLSDPRTRVGPAADSARAEARAKQADLVEQARIALDRDLAQLIAEAEVVEAALPYAYARWDSPVWQAYQVPMEVPMALRLGDLHLPERTDLHIPMLVRLPLERGLWIDAGRSGSFDGPADSGELRRLAADAAVAIAARMLAVYPAGEFAVRVIDPAGSAAGSFAPLVGSGVLAEPPAAGAQGVSAVLAALTQRVDLVQMAIRSGATDALPPDLDTAEQLLIVHDFPHGFDDRAVTQLRYLADEGPSVGVHLMMVADREDARAYGPVLDPLWRSLLRLTPVADDHLADPWVGHAWTYEPPMVPPGSRVLGQVLGEVGRATQALREARARQSYGG
- a CDS encoding TerC family protein; translation: MDVSVTMWGLTILGLCALIAVDFFIGGRKPHEVSLKEAGIWTAVWVALAGLFGLGLLVFAGGQPSGEFFAGFITEKSLSVDNLFVFVLIMAKFAVPTIYQQRVLMVGVLIALVLRAVFIAAGAAIVSTFAWVFYIFGAFLIWTAWKLIQEARADEEEEEFEENRLLKAVEKRFPSTDRYHDTKLFIVENGKRLMTPMLIVMLAIGTTDVLFALDSIPAIFGLTQDPYIVFTANAFALMGLRQLYFLIGGLLKKLVHLSYGLSIILGFIGVKLVLHALHESGVHVPEISIPVSLGVICAVLAVTTATSLYASKKQALAEAGSGEDRARDKDSVDV
- the uvrB gene encoding excinuclease ABC subunit UvrB; this encodes MRPVTQLERKVAPFEVVSPYQPSGDQPTAIADLDRRVRAGERDVVLLGATGTGKSATTAWMIEKLQRPTLVMAPNKTLAAQLANEFRELLPNNAVEYFVSYYDYYQPEAYVPQSDTYIEKDSSINEEVERLRHSATNSLLTRRDVVVVASVSCIYGLGTPQEYVDRMVPLKVGEEIDRDQLLRRFVDIQYNRNDMAFTRGTFRVRGDTIEIFPVYEELAVRIEMFGDEIEALSTLHPLTGEVISDDQELYVFPATHYVAGPERMEKAIAGIEAELEQTLARMEKQGKLLEAQRLRMRTTYDIEMMRQIGTCSGIENYSLHIDGRETGSPPHTLLDYFPEDFLLVIDESHVTVPQIGAMYEGDASRKRTLIEHGFRLPSALDNRPLKWEEFLERVGQTVYLSATPGTYEMSRGDGFVEQIIRPTGLVDPEVVVKPTEGQIDDLIHEIRTRTEKDERVLVTTLTKKMAEDLTDYMLELGIQVRYLHSDVDTLRRVELLRELRAGEFDVLVGINLLREGLDLPEVSLVAILDADKEGFLRSGTSLIQTIGRAARNVSGQVHMYADKVTPAMAKAIDETNRRREKQIAYNKANKIDPQPLRKKINDIVAQIAREDVDTEELLGTGYRKVKDGKGAKAAEPAAKGGKAKAAKGKAKEAVLTDRPAAELAEQIEEMTDRMRAAAAELQFEVAARLRDEVSELKKELRQMREAGVS
- a CDS encoding MFS transporter — protein: MARLAAASLAGTAIEFYDFFVYGTAAALVLGPLFFPTFSPLAGTLAAFGTFGVGFVSRPLGSMLFGPLGDRHGRRPVLIASLMLTGLATVAVGFVPTYDSIGIAAPVLLLVLRFLQGLGLGGEWGGAVLLTAEHAPAARRGLWSGFPQVGPSVGFLLANGTMLTLSATLSDGEFRSWGWRVPFWGAGLLAGAGLLLRAQVTESPRFRELAERGEQAAAPLAEVVRGHWRLVLLTAGGLAVGYAVFYAVTTWSLAYGTERLGVARTTLLGCIMAAVAVLGALTPLAAHLGDRFGRRPMCLVGCVAIVVWMFPLVALLRTGEPPLMFLGFLGALLAFISMFAVTSAYLPELFEARVRCTGAALGYNLAGVLGGALTPIVATAVSHGDGPPWGVAAYLIAVALLSLGCFALLPETRPTADRPDGGRPAVRPLEAGEAAV